One genomic window of Streptomonospora nanhaiensis includes the following:
- a CDS encoding GntR family transcriptional regulator: protein MHAARYDMIRAELEARITSGEWPPGTRVPTEAELARTHGVSRVTVQRAVQELVRRGLVVRYRRRGTFVARSEPERDLLRLVNPHGAGPDIEGRHLVTEARVVAAADAGASAGPAGAGPAAGFAPDTPVVLLRRVKLDAAENPIATERAVIPFALVPRLLEEPLEDLTTVAYFRATGVPIHRSRLYVEPVALPESEAEPLRTAAGRPVFRLRRNIWLADGGLAEVFQSHLLPDQSPFYIEQSLAPVPPPAEESL from the coding sequence ATGCACGCCGCACGGTACGACATGATCCGGGCTGAACTGGAGGCCCGGATCACCTCAGGTGAGTGGCCCCCCGGCACGCGGGTGCCCACCGAGGCCGAGCTGGCGCGGACCCACGGCGTCAGCCGGGTCACCGTGCAGCGGGCCGTGCAGGAGCTCGTGCGGCGCGGCCTGGTGGTGCGCTACCGGCGGCGCGGCACCTTCGTCGCCCGCTCCGAACCCGAACGCGACCTGCTGCGCCTCGTCAACCCCCACGGGGCCGGCCCCGACATCGAGGGCCGCCACCTCGTCACCGAGGCCCGCGTCGTGGCCGCCGCGGACGCCGGCGCCTCCGCCGGCCCCGCCGGGGCCGGGCCGGCCGCCGGGTTCGCCCCGGACACCCCCGTCGTGCTGCTGCGCCGCGTCAAGCTCGACGCCGCCGAGAACCCCATCGCCACCGAGCGGGCCGTCATCCCCTTCGCGCTGGTGCCGCGCCTGCTGGAGGAGCCGCTGGAGGACCTCACCACCGTCGCCTACTTCCGCGCCACGGGCGTGCCGATCCACCGCTCGCGGCTGTACGTGGAGCCGGTGGCGCTGCCCGAGTCCGAGGCCGAACCGCTGCGCACCGCCGCCGGGCGGCCCGTCTTCCGGCTGCGCCGCAACATCTGGCTGGCCGACGGCGGCCTCGCCGAGGTCTTCCAGTCCCACCTGCTGCCCGACCAGAGCCCCTTCTACATCGAGCAGTCCCTCGCACCGGTCCCTCCCCCCGCAGAGGAGTCGCTATGA
- a CDS encoding epoxide hydrolase family protein: protein MTETITPLRIEVPQADLDDLARRLENTRWPDDPAEDWSYGIPLGYLRELAEYWRTGFDWRAQEARLNQLPHFTTELDGHPVHFVHVRSPEPDALPLVLTHGWPGSFAEFERLIGPLADPRAHGGDPADAFHVVVPSPPGFTLSGPTRETGWSVPRVARAWKELMRRLGYTRYAAHGQDFGALVSRELALIDAGHMAALHLTQVFSAGATAETADLSVEAEKRSAEKSYRYDHELSGYAAVQSTKPQLMAYALTDSPVAQLAWIADGFKAWTDSANAPEDAVDRDAMLTTVSLYWFTRTAGSSARYYKEGVETWGEPEPESSVPTAVAVFPEDIMLPVRRLAERDNPIVRWTEFDRGGHFPALEQPGLLLGDLRAALRAFR, encoded by the coding sequence ATGACCGAAACGATCACGCCGCTGCGCATCGAGGTGCCCCAGGCCGACCTCGACGACCTCGCCCGCCGCCTGGAGAACACCCGCTGGCCCGACGACCCCGCCGAGGACTGGTCCTACGGCATCCCGCTGGGCTACCTGCGGGAACTGGCGGAGTACTGGCGCACCGGGTTCGACTGGCGGGCGCAGGAGGCGCGGCTCAACCAGCTGCCGCACTTCACCACCGAGCTGGACGGCCACCCCGTGCACTTCGTGCACGTGCGCTCGCCCGAGCCCGACGCGCTGCCGCTCGTCCTCACCCACGGCTGGCCCGGGTCGTTCGCCGAGTTCGAGCGGCTCATCGGCCCGCTGGCCGACCCCCGCGCCCACGGCGGCGACCCGGCCGACGCCTTCCACGTGGTGGTGCCCTCGCCGCCGGGCTTCACGCTGTCGGGCCCCACCCGCGAGACCGGGTGGTCGGTGCCGCGCGTGGCGCGGGCCTGGAAGGAGCTGATGCGCCGCCTGGGTTACACCCGCTACGCCGCCCACGGCCAGGACTTCGGGGCGCTGGTGTCGCGCGAGCTGGCGCTGATCGACGCCGGGCACATGGCGGCGCTGCACCTGACGCAGGTGTTCTCGGCCGGCGCCACGGCCGAGACCGCCGACCTCTCGGTGGAGGCCGAGAAGCGCAGTGCCGAGAAGTCCTACCGCTACGACCACGAGCTGAGCGGCTACGCCGCCGTCCAGAGCACCAAGCCGCAGCTCATGGCCTACGCGCTCACCGACTCGCCGGTGGCCCAGCTCGCCTGGATCGCCGACGGGTTCAAGGCGTGGACCGACTCCGCGAACGCGCCCGAGGACGCCGTGGACCGCGACGCGATGCTGACCACCGTGTCGCTGTACTGGTTCACCCGCACCGCCGGGTCCTCCGCCCGCTACTACAAGGAGGGGGTCGAGACCTGGGGCGAGCCGGAGCCGGAGTCGAGTGTGCCCACGGCCGTGGCGGTGTTCCCCGAGGACATCATGCTGCCGGTCCGGCGGCTGGCCGAGCGCGACAACCCGATCGTGCGCTGGACCGAGTTCGACCGGGGCGGGCACTTCCCCGCGCTGGAGCAGCCCGGCCTCCTGCTGGGCGACCTGCGCGCCGCGCTGCGCGCGTTCCGGTAG
- a CDS encoding NAD(P)/FAD-dependent oxidoreductase codes for MRIAIIGAGVVGLSIARELAGRGDDVTVYEAVRPGAGTSSTSFAWVNSHAKEPLSYHDLNLAGVRAHHALHAELADGPRWFHPTGNLEWASTPEHEAALKASVERLRDRGYAAEWIGADDARTLEPGARIPDSVTGAVLFPDEGYVLPGEYLARLLTDALARGVRLVCPAPVRAVAADAEGARVTLADGTVETADAVISAVGRWTEELAATAGITIPMADPEGVGSATVGYLAYTEPAPVRLERVLTTSRLNARPEGGGRLVLQGLDLDAQADPAAPPLGPDSPVARELTARLAEVMTGGEHARVAEVRVGRRALPADGLTVCGFADADTHRRLYVVATHSGITLAPALAEWVTEEVHTATEVPALADFRPTRFTTESRPTTTLTQVRLPGQQ; via the coding sequence GTGCGGATCGCCATCATCGGAGCCGGGGTGGTCGGGCTGTCCATCGCCCGCGAACTGGCCGGGCGCGGCGACGACGTGACCGTCTACGAGGCGGTCCGGCCCGGCGCGGGCACCAGTTCCACCAGCTTCGCCTGGGTCAACTCCCACGCCAAGGAGCCGCTGTCCTACCACGACCTGAACCTGGCGGGCGTGCGCGCCCACCACGCCCTGCACGCCGAACTCGCCGACGGGCCGCGCTGGTTCCACCCCACCGGCAACCTGGAGTGGGCCTCGACCCCCGAGCACGAGGCGGCGCTGAAGGCGTCGGTCGAGCGGCTGCGCGACCGGGGATACGCCGCCGAGTGGATCGGCGCCGACGACGCGCGGACCCTGGAGCCGGGGGCGCGCATTCCCGACAGCGTGACGGGGGCGGTGCTGTTCCCCGACGAGGGCTACGTGCTGCCGGGGGAGTACCTCGCCCGGCTGCTCACCGACGCCCTGGCCCGGGGGGTGCGGCTGGTCTGCCCGGCGCCGGTGCGCGCGGTGGCGGCGGACGCCGAGGGCGCCCGCGTCACCCTGGCCGACGGCACGGTGGAGACCGCGGACGCCGTGATCAGCGCGGTGGGCCGCTGGACCGAGGAGCTGGCGGCCACGGCCGGGATCACGATTCCGATGGCCGACCCGGAGGGCGTGGGCTCGGCCACCGTCGGCTACCTCGCCTACACCGAGCCGGCGCCGGTGCGGCTGGAGCGGGTGCTGACCACCTCGCGCCTCAACGCCCGCCCCGAGGGCGGCGGCCGCCTGGTCCTCCAGGGCCTCGACCTCGACGCCCAGGCCGACCCCGCCGCCCCGCCCCTGGGTCCCGACTCCCCGGTGGCCCGCGAGCTGACCGCCCGCCTGGCGGAGGTCATGACGGGCGGCGAGCACGCCCGGGTCGCGGAGGTCCGCGTGGGCCGCCGGGCCCTGCCGGCCGACGGCCTGACGGTCTGCGGCTTCGCCGACGCCGACACCCACCGCCGCCTGTACGTGGTGGCCACCCACAGCGGCATCACCCTGGCCCCCGCCCTGGCCGAGTGGGTCACCGAGGAGGTCCACACCGCCACGGAGGTCCCGGCCCTGGCGGACTTCCGCCCCACCCGCTTCACGACGGAGTCCCGCCCCACGACCACCCTCACCCAGGTCCGCCTCCCCGGCCAGCAGTAG
- a CDS encoding FAD-dependent oxidoreductase, producing MTRPRIGIVGTGTIGTMAAWRAAERGAEVVAFDLDAPGHDRGAAGGESRIFRTAYMEGRRYIPLLQRAEGLWRELEDRTGRRLLDLCGGLSIGPADDPRMREIVEGAREYGLAHRVLTSEEAAERYPQHPVGPDETAVLDPRAGVVRPDAALAAAALRAEELGARVHRYTGVEAVEPHGSGWSVAAGGRRHDLDRLVLALGPWSAAPGTFARGLLESAGLAAAGLEARQIPMCWFPARDPGALVPGPNPVVIRVGEYGYSCFPVMDGVSVKVSPHSAPRPAVAHPGELPPRAAPGVVATARETVRRHLPALHPDPSRTAVYADLFSPDGHALLGPLPGSPGAVLATGFSAHGFKLSPLFGEVIADLAIEDRPGRQAHRETPGAAAAPGTPAPRHARNGDETMPESAVSTAVVITSALLVMGAGALIAFYYGRRAATSDDWIVGGRSLPLRVVVFSQFATASGGGVLVAHVGIGYAWGWSVLVYELACTVGFLLLVLLAKWLRSQEFDTVPQVLSRLFGRDTKVVAIAALCSIVVPFGWLATQFVAFARLFSQLTGLSLPILIAVMAVASLLFVLPGGLLSVAWSDYIFGVFMLVVTVFVVGYAIYAAGGVDAITTRVPEELWSPSSITLVGWPTILLWVFAIVPGTLTNQLYYQRIFATKDMSNVRRSLVVSGLMMLIAGVYAGVLGLAVRAMGADFSVAERELAAGWFIGRLPLWVMAVFAGFLVATIVSTTSSALHSVTTNLVRDLYQGIRGGDRPERELVRMSQLITVGVTVTAALLAIAFPRALDWLVATYAYSAATLAVPIFVGFALRNRVRLTPGIALTAMGSGLVGCAAAHIAGTEVPYAVYGIAVSLAGMLVAVAVRRGVGGGDRTPAPTA from the coding sequence ATGACCCGCCCCCGCATCGGCATCGTCGGCACCGGAACCATCGGCACCATGGCGGCCTGGCGCGCGGCCGAGCGCGGCGCCGAGGTCGTCGCGTTCGACCTCGACGCCCCCGGGCACGACCGGGGCGCCGCCGGAGGCGAGTCCCGCATCTTCCGCACCGCCTACATGGAGGGGCGGCGCTACATCCCGCTGCTCCAGCGCGCCGAGGGGCTGTGGCGCGAACTGGAGGACCGCACCGGGCGGCGGCTGCTCGACCTGTGCGGCGGGCTGTCCATCGGGCCGGCGGACGACCCCCGCATGCGCGAGATCGTCGAGGGCGCCCGCGAGTACGGGCTGGCCCACCGCGTCCTCACGTCCGAGGAGGCGGCCGAGCGCTACCCGCAGCACCCCGTGGGCCCGGACGAGACCGCCGTACTCGACCCCCGGGCCGGGGTGGTCCGGCCCGACGCCGCCCTTGCGGCGGCGGCGCTGCGGGCCGAGGAGCTGGGCGCCCGCGTCCACCGCTACACCGGGGTGGAGGCGGTCGAGCCGCACGGGTCGGGGTGGAGCGTGGCCGCCGGCGGCCGCCGCCACGACCTCGACCGCCTGGTCCTGGCCCTGGGCCCGTGGAGCGCCGCCCCGGGCACCTTCGCCCGCGGCCTGCTGGAGTCGGCGGGCCTGGCGGCGGCGGGGCTGGAGGCCCGGCAGATCCCGATGTGCTGGTTCCCCGCCCGTGATCCCGGTGCCCTGGTCCCCGGACCCAACCCGGTCGTCATCCGGGTCGGGGAGTACGGCTACTCCTGCTTCCCCGTCATGGACGGGGTATCGGTCAAGGTCAGCCCGCACAGCGCGCCCCGGCCCGCCGTCGCCCACCCCGGCGAGCTGCCGCCGCGCGCGGCGCCGGGGGTGGTCGCCACTGCGCGGGAGACCGTGCGCCGGCACCTGCCGGCGCTGCACCCCGACCCCAGCCGCACCGCCGTCTACGCCGACCTGTTCAGCCCCGACGGCCACGCGCTGCTGGGCCCCCTGCCCGGAAGCCCCGGCGCGGTGCTGGCCACCGGCTTCTCCGCGCACGGCTTCAAGCTCTCCCCGCTGTTCGGAGAGGTCATCGCCGACCTCGCGATCGAGGACCGGCCGGGCCGGCAAGCGCACCGGGAGACCCCCGGCGCGGCGGCCGCACCCGGCACCCCGGCCCCCCGGCATGCCCGAAACGGGGATGAAACCATGCCTGAATCCGCTGTCTCCACCGCCGTGGTCATCACCTCGGCCCTGCTCGTGATGGGCGCCGGCGCCCTGATCGCCTTCTACTACGGCCGCCGCGCCGCCACCTCCGACGACTGGATCGTCGGCGGGCGCTCGCTGCCGCTGCGCGTGGTCGTGTTCAGCCAGTTCGCCACCGCCTCGGGCGGCGGCGTGCTCGTCGCCCACGTCGGCATCGGCTACGCCTGGGGCTGGTCGGTGCTGGTGTACGAACTGGCCTGCACGGTCGGGTTCCTGCTGCTGGTGCTGCTGGCCAAGTGGCTGCGCAGCCAGGAGTTCGACACCGTGCCGCAGGTGCTCAGCCGGCTGTTCGGCCGCGACACCAAGGTCGTCGCGATCGCGGCGCTGTGCAGCATCGTGGTGCCGTTCGGCTGGCTGGCCACCCAGTTCGTGGCGTTCGCGCGGCTGTTCTCGCAGCTCACCGGGCTCTCGCTGCCGATCCTGATCGCCGTGATGGCGGTGGCGTCGCTGCTGTTCGTGCTGCCGGGCGGGCTGCTGTCGGTGGCCTGGTCGGACTACATCTTCGGCGTGTTCATGCTCGTCGTGACCGTGTTCGTGGTCGGCTACGCCATCTACGCCGCGGGCGGGGTGGACGCCATCACCACGCGGGTGCCCGAGGAGCTGTGGTCGCCGTCGTCCATCACGCTCGTGGGCTGGCCCACCATCCTGCTCTGGGTCTTCGCGATCGTGCCCGGGACGCTGACCAACCAGCTCTACTACCAGCGGATCTTCGCCACCAAGGACATGTCCAACGTGCGCCGCAGCCTGGTCGTCAGCGGACTGATGATGCTGATCGCCGGGGTCTACGCCGGCGTGCTGGGGCTGGCGGTGCGCGCGATGGGCGCCGACTTCAGCGTGGCCGAGCGCGAGCTGGCCGCGGGCTGGTTCATCGGCCGGCTCCCGCTGTGGGTGATGGCGGTCTTCGCCGGGTTCCTGGTGGCCACCATCGTGTCCACGACCTCCAGCGCGCTGCACTCGGTCACGACCAACCTGGTGCGCGACCTCTACCAGGGCATCCGCGGCGGCGACCGGCCCGAGCGGGAGCTGGTGCGGATGTCCCAGCTCATCACGGTGGGGGTGACGGTGACGGCCGCGCTGCTGGCGATCGCGTTCCCCCGCGCGCTGGACTGGCTGGTGGCCACCTACGCCTACTCCGCGGCGACGCTGGCGGTGCCGATCTTCGTCGGCTTCGCGCTGCGCAACCGGGTGCGGCTGACGCCGGGCATCGCCCTGACCGCGATGGGCAGCGGCCTGGTGGGCTGCGCCGCCGCCCACATCGCCGGCACCGAGGTGCCCTACGCGGTCTACGGAATCGCGGTCTCGCTGGCCGGGATGCTGGTCGCCGTGGCCGTCCGGCGCGGGGTGGGCGGCGGCGACCGCACCCCGGCGCCCACCGCCTGA
- a CDS encoding helix-turn-helix transcriptional regulator, with translation MMETSARLLRLLGLLQTRAEWSGAELAERLGVSTRTVRRDVDRLRGLDYPVEVDLGPAGGYRLGAGGRLPPLLLDDEEAVAVAVGLRTAAGSNVAGIGEAALRALVKLRQVLPPRLRGRVGALDIAMVHVPGLPSVDAGDLAAIATACRDRRRLRFDYLSRPGEESVRLVEPHQLVVWGSRWYLVAWDLDRADWRTFRVDRMRVRPGTGARFTPRGLPGGDAAEFVTAGLDRAWPHHATVRLHAPADSPTALRARTYGRVEPVDDRTCLLHFGADTLHSLAFLLGALKEDFEVVRPPELAAELRRLAARFVRGAEAMEGRSARAEAAGNGGVHGA, from the coding sequence ATGATGGAGACCTCGGCCCGGCTGCTGCGGCTGCTCGGCCTGCTGCAGACCCGCGCGGAGTGGTCGGGGGCCGAACTCGCCGAGCGCCTGGGGGTCAGCACCCGCACGGTCCGGCGCGACGTCGACCGGCTGCGCGGCCTGGACTACCCCGTCGAGGTCGACCTGGGGCCGGCCGGGGGCTACCGGCTGGGCGCGGGCGGGCGCCTGCCGCCGCTGCTGCTGGACGACGAGGAGGCGGTGGCCGTGGCCGTCGGGCTGCGCACGGCCGCCGGGAGCAACGTCGCCGGGATCGGCGAGGCGGCGCTGCGCGCGCTGGTCAAGCTGCGCCAGGTGCTGCCGCCGCGGCTGCGCGGCCGCGTGGGCGCCCTCGACATCGCCATGGTGCACGTTCCGGGCCTGCCCTCGGTCGACGCGGGCGATCTGGCCGCGATCGCCACCGCCTGCCGCGACCGGCGCCGCCTGCGGTTCGACTACCTCAGCCGCCCCGGCGAGGAGAGCGTGCGGCTGGTCGAGCCCCACCAACTGGTGGTGTGGGGCAGCCGCTGGTACCTGGTCGCCTGGGACCTCGACCGGGCCGACTGGCGCACCTTCCGGGTGGACCGCATGCGCGTGCGGCCCGGCACCGGCGCCCGGTTCACCCCGCGCGGGCTACCGGGCGGGGACGCGGCGGAGTTCGTCACCGCCGGCCTCGACCGGGCCTGGCCGCACCACGCCACGGTCCGGCTGCACGCCCCGGCGGACTCCCCCACCGCCCTGCGGGCGCGCACCTACGGGCGGGTGGAGCCGGTGGACGACCGCACCTGCCTGCTGCACTTCGGCGCCGACACCCTGCACTCGCTGGCCTTCCTGCTCGGCGCCCTGAAGGAGGACTTCGAGGTGGTGCGCCCGCCCGAACTGGCCGCCGAACTCCGCCGCCTGGCCGCGCGGTTCGTCCGCGGGGCCGAGGCGATGGAGGGGCGGTCAGCGAGGGCGGAGGCGGCCGGAAACGGTGGCGTCCACGGGGCCTGA